The genomic interval TGGAAAAAAATAAAAATTTTAGTTTTAGAAAAAAGAATTTAGATTTCAAGATTTAACATCAAACATTTGCAAGGCGGTTAACCAAACACCTATCAATATAAATGCAATTCCTAACCATTGTGTCAAATTCAATCGTTCTTTAAAAAATATAGCGGATGCAATGAGAACAATGATAAAACCACTTGAAGTAAATACAGGATAAGCGAGGGAAAGTTTCAAACCCTTTCCTAAAACATAGCGATATCCAAGTAAGGCCAAACCGAAACTGGCAAGCC from Leptospira congkakensis carries:
- a CDS encoding DMT family transporter, which encodes MQFQVILFFCIAVFFNALANILIKSSSMQDHTKTLSGGLWDTIFTVFNPYFIGGLASFGLALLGYRYVLGKGLKLSLAYPVFTSSGFIIVLIASAIFFKERLNLTQWLGIAFILIGVWLTALQMFDVKS